The Micropterus dolomieu isolate WLL.071019.BEF.003 ecotype Adirondacks linkage group LG20, ASM2129224v1, whole genome shotgun sequence genome has a segment encoding these proteins:
- the cdhr5a gene encoding cadherin-related family member 5, producing MELKWKSKPVNVFLGCIIAVCFCTVCPAQRLCTVPPGPVTVPENYTADVQLVKISSSSDVILTVSVNPEDLFYLKGNALMVKKGLDYESLSSAALVVWVQCSRAGSRSVNESVEVLVENVNDNPPNFAQNHFVLEVNELTPVNSSVGLIEATDIDSEPLYYRLESATQDKYFRLENINTPKILVKSILDYDVVQKISLILHVQDTFNGSASNEPFFTSVATITVHVKDIDNRPPWFQPCLRTNLGIAKLCVSSGYRGKVNLTEKEEGPLVLEPGPVFARDGDKNRSEQISYRILRGNEGNIFQIDEETGNITMAKAADIVGPITLTVLASQVTNRDQFAVTQVTIEVMKKSRNPPRFEKERYEGFIYSNSVPESMILRDRSTNRPFRVRARDEDFAAGTNPDVKYEVQYSSYVNVTADGFVILKRIVKTESFALQLRAVDATTGEFGTAALSVQVIPAVAIPSPSNVGYRPGDMALLGLVMAALLVLCIIVIGFLISRLYKGNAGMDKICECLGPCLKSDQPRSGHRDSLQYTNDGFQNEGDASRGGARRWNNALPRRSTFPGSRGRVIPLERRSRHCSSCGVYTNHVPKGSPSVRPSRRGRGDGDEYSMRSILTKQRRKEGQKTVWFKESEDSSDIEVEIIPDTVGRVEEETQEELEVEMEGVVRDPAAPRRESDDGQESQSEEQDRENTSSEKKKDLYYTVYSTSIKMQKVP from the exons ATGGAACTGAAATGGAAGAGCAAACCTGTGAATGTTTTCCTCGGATGCATCATTGCCGTCTGCTTTTGTACGGTTTGTCCGGCTCAAAGAC TTTGCACGGTTCCTCCGGGCCCCGTGACGGTCCCAGAAAACTACACGGCTGACGTCCAGCTGGTAAAAATCAGCTCCAGCAGTGACGTAATACTTACGGTCTCGGTGAACCCCGAAGATCTGTTCTACCTGAAAGGGAACGCCCTGATGGTGAAGAAAGGACTGGACTATGAG tCATTGTCCAGTGCAGCTCTGGTGGTGTGGGTGCAGTGCAGCAGAGCAGGCTCCAGATCT GTGAACGAGTCTGTTGAGGTTTTGGTTGAAAATGTGAACGATAACCCCCCGAACTTTGCACAAAACCACTTCGTACTAGAAGTGAATGAG CTCACTCCGGTCAACTCCAGCGTTGGACTGATAGAAGCAACAGACATCGATTCAGAGCCGCTGTACTATCGCCTAGAGTCTGCAACG CAGGATAAATATTTCCGCCTGGAAAACATCAACACTCCAAAGATACTTGTTAAAAGCATCCTGGACTACGATGTTGTACAGAAGATCTCTCTGATTTTACATGTACAG GACACGTTCAATGGTTCGGCTTCCAACGAGCCCTTCTTCACATCCGTGGCCACCATCACGGTGCACGTGAAGGACATCGATAACCGGCCCCCGTGGTTTCAGCCTTGTTTGAGGACCAACTTAGGAATCGCCAAACTGTGTGTGAGCTCCGGCTACAGAGGCAAAGTAAATCTCACTGAGAAGGAG GAGGGTCCGTTAGTGCTGGAGCCTGGTCCGGTGTTCGCCAGGGACGGGGACAAGAACAGGAGCGAGCAGATCAGCTATAGAATACTCCGAG GAAATGAGGGAAATATTTTCCAGATTGATGAGGAAACGGGGAACATCACCATGGCTAAAGCTGCTGACATCGTCGGCCCAATAACCCTTACTgttctg GCGTCGCAGGTGACCAACAGGGATCAGTTCGCTGTGACGCAGGTGACCATCGAGGTGATGAAGAAGAGCAGGAACCCTCCTCGCTTTGAGAAGGAGCGATACGAAGGATTTATCTACAGCAACTCTGTCCCCGAGAGCATGATCCTCCGAGACCGAAGCACCAACCGGCCCTTCAGGGTCCGAGCTCGGGACGAGGATTTCGCCGCT GGTACAAATCCAGATGTAAAGTATGAAGTTCAGTACAGCAGCTACGTCAACGTGACTGCAGACGGTTTTGTGATCCTGAAGAGAATTGTGAAGACGGAGTCCTTCGCGCTTCag CTCAGAGCAGTGGACGCAACAACAGGGGAATTTGGAACAGCTGCCCTCTCTGTTCAGGTCATACCTG CGGTGGCCATCCCGTCTCCCTCAAACGTTGGCTACCGTCCGGGCGACATGGCTCTTCTGGGTCTGGTCATGGCAGCTCTGCTGGTCCTCTGCATCATTGTGATTGGCTTCTTGATTTCCCGCTTGTATAAGGGAAACGCCGGCATGGACAAAATATGTGAG TGCCTGGGCCCCTGCCTGAAGTCCGACCAGCCCCGGTCCGGCCACAGGGACTCCCTGCAGTACACCAATGATGGCTTCCAGAATGAGGGCGACGCGAGCCGCGGTGGTGCCAGGCGCTGGAACAACGCTCTGCCCAGACGGAGCACCTTCCCCGGGTCACGAGGCCGGGTCATCCCCCTGGAGAGACGGAGCCGCCACTGCTCCTCCTGTGGTGTCTACACGAACCACGTCCCCAAGGGGAGCCCCTCAGTGAGACCGtccaggagagggagaggagacgGCGATGAGTACAGCATGAGGTCGATCCTCACCaagcagaggaggaaggagggccAGAAGACGGTGTGGTTCAAGGAGAGCGAGGACTCCTCTGACATCGAGGTGGAGATTATCCCAGACACTGTGGGCCGGGTGGAGGAGGAGActcaggaggagctggaggtgGAGATGGAAGGGGTTGTCAGAGACCCGGCAGCCCCGCGGAGAGAGTCTGACGACGGACAGGAGAGCCAAAGCGAGGAGCAGGACCGTGAAAATACCAGCTCAGAAAAAAAGAAG